The nucleotide window TCTATAGCATTCTTTGGAACTATCCCAGTCACGTTCTTAGTGACTACAATCCATAGGTACAGGAAGAAGGGATCATCCGGCATTTTATCTTTTATAATTTCATATGAGGCCTTAACGTAGTCGTAATCATAACCCGCCATCACCAGAGCGGCCGATGCTAGAAGTGTACTCCTATAATCATTTTCCATTCCCTTCAGGTAACCCCAACCGTTTCCATTGAATGATCGTTCGAGATATATCACGCCTTTTACGATTGCACTTCTAATCATCTCTTCTCTCTTTGGATCACTCCACGCAACTTTCCTAGCCTTGCTCAATGCTATCAATGCAAACCCAGTATCTGGAACGGAGCTAGTGCTCCCATAAAAGTATCCCCATCCTCCATCATCATTCTGCCAAGATATTAGTTTTTCAGTGAAATGCCAGATTTCATATTCACTAAGCTCATCGGTCCTATTAAATGCAAGGGATAGAGCCATCACTATTAAACTTAAATCTCTCGTCCTTGTCACGTCCTTGTAATTTTTAACGATACTTACGGAGTAATCGAGCATGCTAACGGCAGAAACGGGAGTCAAAATTAACACAAGTACAATAATAAACCCAAGTACCTTTCTCACGCTCTTCCCCCCAAACTTAATTCGTTAAAAAATAGATAAAGGTTTTGGATTAAACTTCCTTGATCTTTATCTCACCTTCTTCTTTACCTTTTTCTTCCTTCTTTGGTAGTCCTCCCGGTCTTGTCTTTCTTCTCTTGGCTTTTAACGTTTCTAAGTCATTCTTGTATTTCATAGCAAGGTACCCAACGACAATGAATAGTGCCCCAAATATGAAGGTTAGTGCTCCAAGTACCTTAATTATCACTCCCTCCTTGTTTTCCTTTGGTGGAAGGTACTTCGAAGAGACATTTGCTATTTTCTCGGCTAGAGGTTCTGGATTCGAAAGGGTGGATAGTACGGTATCTATGTAATGGGGTAATTCATTAGGCTCCGGCCACTTCTCAATGACCTCTTTTTCCTTCTTTATAATTACCTTTGGAGGAACACTGTTTATGAGCACTAGATTTGGATATTCAATTTTGTGAACGTTTCCTATGGGATCTTGGTAAACTAAGGTAACTCCCAAACTGTAAACTCCCCGCTTGAGAACTAAATATTGGGCGTCGATTACCTTTTCCTTTCCGGCCTCTAGGCTTCCCAAGTTTAGTATTTCTTTTCCATCAAGGAAGTCTCCAGTATCGACGATTAATGTCGCGTTCTTTATGAATTCGTATCTTCCATCCCCTTTGGATGCTGATATTTTGAACCTCAGTTTGATTGTGGAGTTCTCTTTAGTTTCTATGTAATTGCTCCATGTCTCGTTTTCGGTAAGTCCCTTGACCTCTAAGCTTACTTTTGGAGTACCATAAACTACAATCCTCTCAATTATATTTGATTTTACGATTATCTTTTTCCCTGCTTCATCATAGTATTCGACTATAACTGGGCCCAAAGTGTATTCGCCAACCTTATTTGGCTTCAAAGTGTAAACTAAAACTGGCATCTCAGAGAAGGGTTCTAATGTACTCAGGGTCCAGCTTCCTATTCCGCTCTTCAGTTCAAAGTTATTTGGTATTGGTGCTAGAACTTTAACTTGGAATGCGTTCCCTCTTCCCCTGTTCTTCACTTTAATGAATACAACCAGCTCATCCCCTCCAAGGAGTAATCGTTTCTCGCTGACATCAAGGTCAACGGTAACGTTAGCTTCCCTTATTATTGGCGTGTACGTTGCTTCTAATGGCCCAAACACCCTTATGTACGTCCTATTGTATAATAGGTCTATGCTATTCGGAGGTATTTCAATTCTAAATGGTGCTTTAACGAGCTCGTACGAGCCACCTTCCCTAACTGAGAATTTCTCTAATTCGTTTCCTTTGGAATCTATGAGCTCGAATTTCGAGTAGTAGCCAACAGATAGGAGCCTAATTCCATATTCTGTCTTATTGTACTCTATCTTTAGTGTCTCTCCAGTGTACAGGATTCCCTCGTACACCACCTTCCTAATTGCTTCCTGGATAGTTTTAGTAGTACCCGTTTCCTCTTTCTCTGGCTTGAGTATCTGGGGATTTGAAAAAGTGACTTTGGCCCCGTAGATGTCAACGACAACCTTATTGTTCTTTTCTGCCTTTATCAGCTTAACTACAATATATGAGGATTGAGTGAGCTCTCCAACTTTGTAGGAAATTGAGAGTGCGGAATTAACTTCTATTTCCCTTTTTACAGTTTGTCCATTCGGATATGTTATCTCAAATTCAGCAGCAGAGTCTGAGGGTACGTCGGTCACTTTTATCTTATAGCTTGGGAATGGGGATGAGAACTTGTAGCTATCACCCTCTTCTAAGACCAATCCCTCTTCTAATTTCTTCAACGGAGTTGCCAGCTTTATGTAGATCATTTCCTTGTCTTTCCATATCCCCACGACTTTAATCGTGAATAGAGTATTCGTGGTGTCTGGATAGTAGCCAGTTTTGCCTTCTCCGAGGATGAATGTCTTTACTGGAGCGTTATTTTCGTACACCCTTATTCTGACTTTCGTCCAAGATTCATCAACGTCCTCAACCTTAACAACGTACCTTTGCGCAAACTTTATTCCCCATCCTAATTTTAAGCCAACCGTGGATAACTGGGAATAACTAACTTCTCCAGAAACCTTACTTATCCCCGATATGAGA belongs to Pyrococcus abyssi GE5 and includes:
- a CDS encoding COG1361 family protein, which codes for MRKTGILLVALILLSLISGISKVSGEVSYSQLSTVGLKLGWGIKFAQRYVVKVEDVDESWTKVRIRVYENNAPVKTFILGEGKTGYYPDTTNTLFTIKVVGIWKDKEMIYIKLATPLKKLEEGLVLEEGDSYKFSSPFPSYKIKVTDVPSDSAAEFEITYPNGQTVKREIEVNSALSISYKVGELTQSSYIVVKLIKAEKNNKVVVDIYGAKVTFSNPQILKPEKEETGTTKTIQEAIRKVVYEGILYTGETLKIEYNKTEYGIRLLSVGYYSKFELIDSKGNELEKFSVREGGSYELVKAPFRIEIPPNSIDLLYNRTYIRVFGPLEATYTPIIREANVTVDLDVSEKRLLLGGDELVVFIKVKNRGRGNAFQVKVLAPIPNNFELKSGIGSWTLSTLEPFSEMPVLVYTLKPNKVGEYTLGPVIVEYYDEAGKKIIVKSNIIERIVVYGTPKVSLEVKGLTENETWSNYIETKENSTIKLRFKISASKGDGRYEFIKNATLIVDTGDFLDGKEILNLGSLEAGKEKVIDAQYLVLKRGVYSLGVTLVYQDPIGNVHKIEYPNLVLINSVPPKVIIKKEKEVIEKWPEPNELPHYIDTVLSTLSNPEPLAEKIANVSSKYLPPKENKEGVIIKVLGALTFIFGALFIVVGYLAMKYKNDLETLKAKRRKTRPGGLPKKEEKGKEEGEIKIKEV